In Sphingopyxis sp. 113P3, one DNA window encodes the following:
- a CDS encoding type II secretion system F family protein → MLAAVGVFAVLLAVYGALTVRDPMAKRVKALNDRREQLKAGITASTAKRRVKLVRKNQTADKMRSFLGKLQVLQDEQIKDVQQKLAQAGIRSKDLAVAVIFGRLVLPILLGGLAALLIYGIDLWPDLTPFKRSAATMGALLLGYKAPDLFVDNKRQKRTDAIRKGLPDALDLLVICAEAGLTVDAAFSRVAKELGRAYPELGEEFALTSIELGFLTERRQAFENLAYRVDLDSVKGVVTTMIQTEKYGTPLASALRVLSAEFRNERMMRAEEKAARLPAIMTVPLILFILPCLFIVILGPAACSLKDALAGSMS, encoded by the coding sequence ATGCTTGCTGCAGTGGGCGTCTTCGCCGTGCTGCTCGCCGTCTATGGCGCGCTCACCGTTCGCGACCCCATGGCCAAGCGGGTCAAGGCGCTCAACGATCGCCGCGAACAGCTCAAGGCAGGCATCACGGCGTCGACCGCAAAGCGCCGCGTCAAGCTGGTTCGCAAGAACCAGACGGCCGACAAGATGCGCAGTTTCCTCGGCAAGCTGCAGGTGCTTCAGGACGAGCAGATCAAGGACGTGCAGCAAAAGCTCGCGCAGGCCGGCATCCGCTCGAAGGATCTGGCGGTTGCGGTGATCTTCGGGCGGCTCGTACTGCCGATTCTCCTCGGCGGTCTTGCCGCCTTGCTGATCTATGGCATCGATCTGTGGCCCGACCTTACGCCCTTCAAGCGCTCCGCCGCGACGATGGGGGCCCTGCTTCTCGGCTACAAGGCGCCCGACCTCTTCGTGGACAACAAGCGGCAGAAGCGCACCGACGCCATCCGAAAGGGGCTTCCCGACGCGCTCGACCTCCTCGTGATCTGCGCCGAGGCGGGCCTCACCGTCGATGCCGCCTTCAGTCGCGTCGCCAAGGAACTGGGCCGGGCCTATCCCGAACTCGGTGAGGAGTTTGCGCTGACCTCGATCGAACTCGGCTTCCTCACCGAGCGCCGCCAGGCGTTCGAGAATCTCGCCTATCGCGTCGATCTTGATTCGGTGAAGGGCGTCGTCACGACCATGATCCAGACCGAAAAATACGGCACGCCGCTCGCGAGCGCCTTGCGCGTTCTTTCAGCAGAATTCCGCAACGAGCGCATGATGCGCGCGGAGGAAAAGGCAGCCCGGCTTCCGGCGATCATGACGGTGCCGCTGATCCTCTTCATCCTGCCGTGCCTCTTCATCGTGATCCTTGGACCCGCAGCCTGTTCGCTCAAGGACGCGCTCGCGGGGTCGATGTCCTAA
- a CDS encoding type II secretion system F family protein, with the protein MTLPTLIIAACFLAFVLVVLLFGGPSVSKSKSRRLAMMKDRHAASTEAVVAAQMRKTIQAASGRGSSLSSLMPRREQMELRLRRTGKGWTVSQYMFASMGLFVVMTGALLVLRTPFVLAALIGVMAAVGVPYLVTGRLIKRRVAAFNTRFPDAIDLLVRGLKSGLPVTETFQVVSQELPGPVGEEFRGVVERIRIGNTMEAALQESAEMLGTPEFQFFCITIAIQRETGGNLAETLGNLSDVLRKRAQMKLKIRAMSSEAKASAYIVGALPFFVFGIVWSMNPEYLSGFFHEQRLIVTGLGGLVWMSIGAFIMSRMISFEI; encoded by the coding sequence ATGACCCTGCCTACGCTGATTATCGCGGCCTGCTTCCTGGCTTTCGTCCTCGTCGTTCTGCTGTTCGGCGGACCGTCGGTCAGCAAGTCGAAGAGCCGCCGCCTCGCGATGATGAAGGACCGCCACGCCGCGTCGACCGAAGCGGTGGTCGCGGCCCAGATGCGCAAGACGATCCAGGCAGCGAGCGGGCGAGGGAGCAGCCTCTCCAGCCTCATGCCGCGGCGCGAGCAGATGGAATTGCGCCTGCGCCGGACGGGCAAGGGCTGGACGGTCAGCCAGTATATGTTCGCATCGATGGGGCTGTTCGTGGTGATGACCGGCGCGCTCCTCGTGCTTCGCACGCCCTTCGTGCTCGCCGCGCTGATCGGCGTGATGGCGGCGGTCGGTGTGCCCTATCTGGTGACGGGCCGGCTGATCAAGCGGCGCGTCGCGGCCTTCAACACGCGCTTTCCCGACGCGATCGACCTGCTCGTTCGCGGTCTGAAATCGGGGCTTCCGGTGACCGAAACCTTCCAGGTGGTCAGCCAGGAGCTTCCGGGACCCGTCGGCGAGGAATTTCGCGGAGTGGTCGAGCGCATCCGCATCGGGAACACGATGGAGGCAGCGCTGCAGGAATCGGCCGAGATGCTCGGAACCCCCGAGTTCCAGTTTTTCTGCATCACGATCGCGATCCAGCGAGAGACCGGCGGCAATCTTGCCGAGACGCTCGGAAATCTCTCGGACGTGCTGCGCAAGCGCGCGCAGATGAAGCTCAAGATCCGCGCCATGTCGTCGGAGGCCAAGGCCTCGGCCTATATCGTCGGCGCCCTGCCCTTCTTCGTGTTCGGCATCGTGTGGTCGATGAACCCTGAATATCTCTCGGGCTTCTTCCACGAACAGCGTCTCATCGTGACCGGGCTCGGCGGCCTCGTCTGGATGAGCATCGGCGCGTTCATCATGTCGCGCATGATCAGCTTCGAGATCTGA
- a CDS encoding pilus assembly protein CpaE, which translates to MNAPFKAAGLREPFNAFVCDDDTLELIRVAAADMGWPIEKCNKGGLRNAVQSLSVSASPNILFVDMSESGDPINDINALAEVCEPGTVVIAAGQVNDVRLYRDLLSSGIQDYLLKPLSLDQVRESLTMAQAMLAAPKHADMLDDKPHHMTAVVGVRGGVGASLVSTSLAWVMSEQAGRQTALLDLDIHFGTGALTLDLEPGRGLIDAIDNPSRIDGLFIERAMVRASDKLSLLSAEAPIHQPVMTDGSAFFQLEEELRNAFEMTIVDIPRQVLIPFPHLVAEAGTILLVSDVTLAAARDTIRLLSWFKQNVPSARVILVANKFQSTIGELSRKEFESSIERDVDVTIPFDPKLVSQSAKLGKSYAEICKGTKASQVWTQLMRLVLDGAEEAEEVSVSARGQSGASLLGKLGSLGNLVTKKTAKQS; encoded by the coding sequence GTGAACGCGCCTTTCAAAGCAGCCGGGCTGCGTGAGCCCTTTAACGCCTTCGTTTGCGACGACGATACGCTGGAGCTGATCCGCGTCGCCGCGGCCGACATGGGCTGGCCGATCGAGAAGTGCAACAAGGGCGGCCTTCGCAATGCGGTCCAGTCGCTCTCCGTCTCGGCAAGCCCGAACATCCTGTTCGTCGACATGTCCGAATCGGGCGATCCCATCAACGACATCAACGCGCTTGCCGAAGTGTGCGAGCCGGGCACCGTCGTGATCGCAGCCGGGCAGGTCAACGACGTGCGACTTTATCGCGATCTCCTTTCGAGCGGCATTCAGGATTATCTCCTGAAGCCCCTGTCGCTCGATCAGGTCCGTGAATCGCTCACGATGGCACAGGCAATGCTCGCGGCTCCCAAGCATGCGGACATGCTCGACGACAAGCCGCATCACATGACCGCGGTGGTCGGCGTGCGCGGCGGCGTGGGCGCCTCGCTCGTCTCGACCTCGCTCGCCTGGGTGATGAGCGAGCAGGCGGGCCGCCAGACCGCGCTCCTCGATCTCGACATCCATTTCGGAACCGGCGCGCTGACGCTCGACCTCGAACCGGGCCGCGGCCTGATCGACGCGATCGACAATCCGAGCCGCATCGATGGTCTGTTCATCGAACGCGCGATGGTCCGCGCCTCGGACAAGCTCAGTCTCCTGTCGGCCGAAGCGCCGATCCACCAGCCGGTGATGACCGACGGCTCGGCCTTCTTCCAGCTGGAAGAAGAGCTGCGCAATGCGTTCGAAATGACGATTGTCGACATTCCGCGCCAGGTCCTCATCCCCTTCCCGCACCTCGTGGCGGAAGCGGGAACGATCCTGCTCGTCAGCGACGTCACGCTTGCCGCGGCGCGCGACACGATCCGCCTCCTGTCGTGGTTCAAGCAGAATGTGCCGAGCGCACGCGTCATTCTCGTGGCCAACAAGTTCCAGAGCACGATTGGCGAGCTTTCGCGCAAGGAGTTTGAATCCTCGATCGAGCGCGATGTCGACGTCACGATCCCCTTCGATCCCAAGCTGGTCAGCCAGTCGGCAAAACTTGGCAAATCCTATGCCGAGATTTGCAAGGGCACCAAGGCAAGTCAGGTTTGGACACAGCTGATGCGCCTCGTCCTCGACGGCGCCGAGGAGGCCGAGGAGGTCTCCGTGTCCGCCCGGGGACAGTCGGGCGCCTCGCTTCTCGGCAAGCTCGGCAGCCTTGGCAATCTGGTGACGAAAAAGACCGCAAAACAGTCGTGA
- a CDS encoding CpaD family pilus assembly protein, whose product MKKIATWTTLALVTTLAGCTGSANSNMSLDSVHQPVVRNHIYQFDVAATGGELPPSEQGRLQGWFDAMGVRYGDRISIEDPAAYGNDAAKAAVRAIVERRGLLVGTDAPVTTGEIPPGYMRIVVTRASAHVPGCPDWASQSSINFNNATSSNYGCATNSNLAAMVSDPNDLIKGAAGERYDPNTASRAIKTYREKPPTGAGELRGESTSGGGK is encoded by the coding sequence ATGAAGAAAATCGCAACTTGGACCACGCTGGCACTGGTCACGACGCTCGCGGGCTGCACGGGCAGTGCCAACAGCAACATGAGCCTCGATTCGGTGCACCAGCCGGTCGTGCGCAACCACATCTATCAATTCGACGTCGCTGCCACGGGCGGTGAACTCCCGCCCAGTGAGCAGGGCCGCCTTCAGGGCTGGTTCGATGCGATGGGCGTGCGTTACGGCGACCGGATCTCGATCGAGGATCCTGCCGCCTATGGCAATGACGCCGCGAAAGCCGCGGTGCGGGCCATCGTCGAGCGTCGCGGCCTGCTCGTTGGCACCGATGCGCCCGTCACCACGGGCGAAATACCGCCCGGCTACATGCGCATCGTCGTGACGCGCGCCTCGGCCCATGTGCCGGGATGCCCCGATTGGGCGAGCCAGTCGTCGATCAATTTCAACAACGCGACCTCGTCCAACTATGGCTGCGCGACGAACAGCAATCTCGCCGCGATGGTCTCGGACCCCAATGACCTCATCAAGGGAGCGGCCGGCGAGCGGTACGATCCCAATACCGCAAGCCGCGCCATCAAGACCTATCGGGAGAAGCCGCCGACGGGAGCCGGCGAACTGCGCGGTGAATCGACGAGTGGAGGTGGCAAGTGA
- a CDS encoding type II and III secretion system protein family protein yields MNRKAKMKAAALARTLAIGLVSAALVSAPSQQASAQATQNASSSIDLSVGRGRLISLPAPMVDVFVANDAVADVQVRSARQLYIFGKAPGETSIYATDASGRVVYSTVARVGNNIETIDQMLALAMPEAKIAANTMNGLVLLTGTVESPDDAAEAERLVQAFVGEGTKVLSRLRTATPLQVNLQVRIAEVNRSLVKEISGNILTRDRDGPLGNGFLGGVFGGRTAGNILYPGEGDPPIPPGSTAYQITTPSGTRSIAGAGRLFGLDLIASLDMGERSGMVVTLAQPNLTAISGETADFLAGGEFPIPIPGNFAGTTIEYRKYGVSLAYTPTVLSNGRISLRVRPEVSELSTEGAIEMEGFQIPALTIRRAETTVELGSGESFMIAGLMNNRAIGAIDKMPGLGDVPILGTLFKSDSFRRGETELVIVVTPYLVNPVSANDIKLPTDAYQVANDAARLFLNQTSNGVSGGDRPKPRLDTSAGDADRLRGGDDVSPGFSIK; encoded by the coding sequence ATGAACCGCAAAGCCAAAATGAAGGCGGCCGCGCTGGCCCGAACCCTGGCCATCGGCCTGGTCTCGGCGGCCCTGGTTTCCGCCCCGTCGCAGCAGGCCTCGGCGCAGGCGACCCAGAATGCGAGCTCAAGCATCGACCTGTCGGTGGGCCGCGGCCGCCTGATCAGCCTGCCCGCCCCGATGGTCGACGTCTTCGTCGCGAACGACGCCGTAGCCGATGTCCAGGTCCGCTCGGCGCGCCAGCTCTACATCTTCGGCAAGGCACCGGGCGAGACGAGCATCTATGCCACCGATGCCAGCGGCCGCGTGGTCTATTCGACCGTCGCGCGCGTTGGCAACAATATCGAGACGATCGACCAGATGCTCGCGCTCGCCATGCCCGAGGCGAAAATCGCGGCGAACACGATGAACGGCCTCGTGCTGCTCACCGGCACGGTGGAGTCGCCCGATGATGCCGCCGAAGCTGAACGCCTGGTGCAGGCCTTCGTCGGCGAAGGGACCAAAGTGCTCTCCCGCCTGCGCACCGCGACGCCGCTCCAGGTCAACCTGCAGGTTCGCATCGCCGAGGTGAACCGCTCGCTGGTCAAGGAGATCAGCGGCAATATCCTCACCCGCGACCGCGATGGCCCGCTTGGCAACGGCTTCCTCGGCGGAGTCTTCGGCGGCCGCACTGCCGGGAACATTCTCTATCCGGGCGAAGGCGATCCGCCGATCCCCCCCGGGTCGACCGCTTACCAGATCACGACGCCGAGCGGTACGCGCAGTATCGCAGGGGCGGGCCGCCTCTTTGGCCTCGACCTTATCGCCTCGCTCGACATGGGCGAGCGTTCGGGAATGGTGGTGACACTCGCGCAGCCCAACCTGACGGCAATCTCGGGTGAAACCGCCGATTTCCTCGCAGGCGGCGAATTCCCGATCCCGATTCCCGGCAATTTTGCGGGCACGACGATCGAATATCGCAAATATGGTGTGAGCCTCGCCTACACGCCCACGGTGCTGTCGAATGGCCGCATCAGCCTGCGCGTGCGGCCCGAGGTTTCGGAGCTTTCGACCGAAGGCGCGATCGAGATGGAAGGATTCCAGATCCCCGCGCTGACAATCCGCCGCGCCGAGACGACCGTCGAACTCGGCTCAGGCGAGAGCTTCATGATCGCCGGCCTGATGAACAATCGCGCGATCGGCGCGATCGACAAGATGCCGGGCCTTGGCGATGTGCCGATCCTCGGGACCTTGTTCAAGTCGGACAGCTTCCGCCGCGGCGAAACCGAACTCGTCATCGTCGTGACCCCCTATCTGGTGAACCCGGTTTCGGCGAACGACATCAAGCTTCCCACCGATGCCTATCAGGTGGCGAACGACGCCGCGCGATTGTTTCTCAACCAGACAAGCAACGGCGTGAGCGGCGGCGACAGGCCCAAACCGCGCCTCGACACCTCGGCAGGCGACGCCGACCGGCTACGCGGCGGCGACGACGTGTCGCCTGGCTTCAGCATCAAGTGA
- the cpaB gene encoding Flp pilus assembly protein CpaB, protein MDTRKIMLIVGALIVAVGAAFGVNQMMRGASAPTARAAAAPEISGPTILVATRQLPAGTIIGPDSFRFQPWPKDLVEKAYFLKEKTDVNSLVGTVVRYPITAGEPLTQGALVHPDDRGFLAAALGPGMRAVTVKVSQEQGVAGFVFPGDRVDVVLSQTIEVKEGSAYPDDQLFTAETIVRNVRVLATDQRYDAKDETGKTPVRTFGSVTLEATPEIAEKIAVAQNMGKLSLALRPLAETSGELEAAIASGEIDVPAKGGTAAERKMLAEVAARPTSGRSSATTGGDVSRFWIPVRGRVGGSGAAPQQAAYAGAPAAGGRPAPVSSGPVVRVTRGDRTTEVPVGGK, encoded by the coding sequence ATGGATACGCGAAAGATAATGCTGATCGTCGGCGCGCTGATCGTTGCAGTGGGCGCGGCCTTTGGGGTCAACCAGATGATGCGCGGGGCCTCGGCACCGACCGCGCGCGCAGCGGCGGCGCCGGAAATTTCCGGACCGACAATTCTCGTTGCGACGCGGCAGCTACCCGCCGGCACGATCATCGGTCCTGACAGCTTCCGGTTTCAACCCTGGCCGAAGGACCTGGTCGAGAAGGCCTATTTCCTGAAAGAGAAGACCGACGTGAACTCGCTGGTCGGAACGGTCGTGCGTTATCCGATCACCGCGGGCGAACCGCTCACCCAGGGCGCTCTCGTCCATCCTGACGATCGCGGCTTCCTCGCTGCGGCTCTGGGCCCCGGCATGCGCGCCGTGACCGTCAAGGTCTCGCAGGAACAGGGCGTTGCGGGCTTTGTCTTCCCCGGTGACCGGGTCGACGTCGTGCTGTCGCAGACGATCGAGGTCAAGGAGGGCAGCGCCTATCCCGACGATCAGCTGTTCACGGCCGAGACGATCGTGCGCAACGTCCGCGTCCTTGCGACCGACCAGCGCTACGACGCGAAGGACGAAACCGGCAAGACGCCGGTTCGCACCTTCGGCTCGGTGACGCTCGAGGCGACGCCCGAAATCGCAGAGAAGATCGCGGTGGCCCAGAATATGGGCAAGCTTTCGCTCGCCCTGCGTCCGCTGGCGGAAACGAGCGGCGAACTCGAGGCCGCGATTGCCTCGGGTGAAATCGATGTGCCCGCAAAGGGCGGCACCGCCGCTGAACGCAAGATGCTCGCCGAAGTCGCGGCGCGCCCGACTTCGGGCCGCAGCTCGGCCACGACGGGCGGCGACGTATCGCGCTTCTGGATCCCGGTGAGGGGCCGCGTCGGCGGCAGCGGAGCCGCGCCGCAGCAGGCTGCATATGCGGGCGCTCCGGCAGCGGGCGGACGCCCGGCGCCGGTGTCCAGCGGTCCGGTCGTTCGCGTGACCCGCGGTGACAGGACTACCGAAGTTCCGGTTGGGGGGAAGTAA
- a CDS encoding A24 family peptidase — MLATENAVGHNPTALGLMALLAALMIAAAISDLRSRTISNALNAAIALLAIPFWFASGLLAWPEMPLQFAAAFGVFLAFAGLFAIGAMGGGDVKMIGAVMLWIPLPLFMPTLTVMAIAGGLLSGAMLIHIKLRPSQKPVEVPYGVAIAAAGLWALHQHYLNQFQSIASA; from the coding sequence ATGCTTGCTACTGAAAATGCTGTGGGACACAATCCGACCGCTCTTGGCCTGATGGCTCTCCTCGCCGCGCTGATGATCGCTGCCGCGATCAGCGACCTGCGGTCGCGCACGATTTCCAATGCGCTGAACGCGGCGATCGCGCTGCTCGCCATCCCCTTCTGGTTTGCGAGCGGTCTTTTGGCCTGGCCCGAGATGCCGCTTCAGTTCGCGGCCGCCTTCGGCGTCTTCCTCGCTTTTGCCGGGCTCTTCGCGATCGGCGCCATGGGCGGCGGCGACGTCAAGATGATCGGTGCGGTGATGCTGTGGATCCCGCTGCCTTTGTTCATGCCGACGCTGACCGTCATGGCGATTGCCGGCGGACTGCTGTCAGGCGCCATGCTCATTCACATCAAATTGCGTCCATCCCAAAAGCCCGTCGAGGTCCCCTACGGGGTCGCGATCGCGGCGGCAGGCCTTTGGGCGCTTCACCAACATTATCTTAACCAGTTTCAGTCTATCGCATCGGCTTGA
- a CDS encoding NAD(P)/FAD-dependent oxidoreductase gives MSDAPPHATDVLVVGAGIAGASLAAALAPYRKIVIIEAEDRPGVHATGRSAAFWHESYGGVGIQPLSAASYAALARPDGDFSDHPFLAPRAALTIGRGEEKEAVDAFTRAFAAKGVDIVRFAAAEVRERVPGIRSDWTEAAYEAACSDIDVAALHAAYLRAARRAGAKLVARAPLIAARRRGGRWHVETGRGEMIADVIVNAAGAWADGVAAACGVKPLAIQPYRRTVLQVRLGVPVPAALPLIVHVGGQFYFKGESEGRIWLSPHDETPSEPCDAAPEEIDVALAIERLQAVVDWPVAAVERKWAGLRSFAPDRLPVFGADPCEPAFTWCAGQGGFGIQTSPAISALLAAQLGAPAPGGAIGALDPSPYSPGRFA, from the coding sequence ATGAGCGACGCGCCGCCCCATGCCACCGACGTTCTCGTTGTCGGCGCCGGGATCGCGGGCGCGAGCCTCGCGGCCGCGCTCGCGCCGTACCGGAAGATCGTCATCATCGAGGCGGAGGATCGCCCCGGCGTTCACGCCACCGGACGTTCGGCCGCCTTCTGGCACGAAAGCTATGGCGGGGTCGGCATACAGCCGCTTTCGGCCGCCTCCTATGCCGCGCTCGCGCGCCCCGACGGCGATTTTTCCGACCATCCCTTTCTCGCGCCTCGCGCTGCGCTCACGATCGGGCGCGGCGAGGAAAAGGAAGCGGTCGACGCTTTCACGCGGGCCTTTGCGGCCAAGGGCGTGGACATCGTGCGTTTCGCGGCGGCCGAGGTGAGAGAAAGAGTGCCGGGCATCCGGTCCGACTGGACCGAAGCTGCCTATGAGGCGGCGTGCAGCGATATCGATGTCGCGGCGCTCCACGCTGCCTATCTGCGCGCAGCAAGGCGCGCAGGCGCAAAACTGGTTGCGCGCGCGCCGCTCATCGCGGCGCGCCGGCGCGGCGGGCGGTGGCATGTCGAGACGGGGCGGGGCGAGATGATCGCCGATGTCATCGTGAACGCGGCGGGCGCCTGGGCGGACGGGGTCGCAGCGGCCTGCGGCGTCAAACCGCTCGCCATCCAGCCCTATCGGCGCACTGTACTTCAGGTCCGACTCGGGGTGCCCGTGCCGGCCGCCCTGCCGCTGATCGTCCATGTTGGCGGCCAATTCTATTTCAAGGGCGAGAGCGAAGGCCGCATTTGGCTGAGCCCGCATGATGAAACGCCTTCCGAGCCCTGCGATGCGGCACCCGAGGAAATCGACGTCGCGCTGGCGATCGAGCGGCTGCAGGCGGTCGTCGACTGGCCCGTCGCGGCGGTCGAGCGCAAATGGGCGGGACTGCGCAGTTTCGCGCCCGACCGTCTGCCTGTGTTCGGCGCGGACCCTTGCGAGCCTGCCTTCACCTGGTGCGCGGGGCAGGGCGGTTTCGGTATCCAGACCTCGCCTGCCATTTCCGCGCTGCTTGCAGCCCAGCTCGGCGCGCCGGCGCCCGGGGGCGCGATCGGGGCCCTCGATCCCAGCCCTTATTCGCCGGGCCGTTTTGCCTGA
- a CDS encoding YegP family protein, whose translation MAHYFEIKKNKAGEFVAYFKYNSETIFWTEGYSSKASAKNAIESIKKNGPGAETREAE comes from the coding sequence ATGGCCCATTATTTCGAGATCAAGAAAAACAAGGCGGGCGAGTTCGTCGCCTATTTCAAATATAATAGCGAAACGATCTTCTGGACCGAAGGCTACAGCAGCAAGGCCTCGGCGAAAAACGCCATCGAGTCGATCAAGAAGAATGGCCCCGGCGCCGAAACGCGCGAAGCCGAATAG
- the rnhA gene encoding ribonuclease HI codes for MTGSAGRTVIVATDGACKGNPGPGGWGAVLRWGDVVKTISGGEAETTNNRMELMAAIEALATLKRGCRVELSTDSVYVRDGITKWIHGWQRNGWKTAAKKPVANADLWQRLAAEAKRHEIEWLWVKGHAGHGDNELADQLASDAALAAARAR; via the coding sequence ATGACGGGGAGCGCAGGCAGAACGGTGATCGTCGCGACCGACGGCGCGTGCAAGGGCAATCCGGGCCCGGGCGGCTGGGGTGCGGTGCTGCGCTGGGGCGATGTCGTTAAGACGATATCGGGAGGCGAGGCAGAGACAACCAACAACCGGATGGAACTGATGGCCGCGATCGAGGCGCTCGCCACCTTGAAGCGGGGGTGCCGCGTCGAGTTGTCCACCGACAGCGTCTATGTTCGCGACGGCATCACGAAATGGATCCACGGATGGCAAAGGAACGGCTGGAAGACCGCCGCGAAAAAGCCCGTCGCCAATGCCGATCTGTGGCAGCGCCTCGCAGCCGAGGCAAAGCGGCACGAGATCGAATGGCTCTGGGTCAAGGGTCACGCCGGGCACGGCGACAATGAGCTTGCCGACCAGCTTGCCAGTGACGCTGCGCTTGCTGCGGCCCGGGCGCGCTAG
- the thrB gene encoding homoserine kinase: MAVYTEVDPDDLAALVARYDIGTVRSCKGIAEGVENSNFLLETTDGRFILTLYEKRVRADELPFFVDLLGHLAAKGCPVPAMIRDRSGAAIQQISGRAACIIQFLPGISLTRPTAAQCEAAGAALGRTHRALEDFAGVRENNMGHRHWREIAQAAGDLDTVLPGLGAIVDAELGYLGVRWPADLPAHVIHADLFPDNVLMLGDEVTGLIDFYFAASDYRAYDLAVTHASWTFSSDGTRCDGARAAALMRGYAREIALTSEERAALPILARGASLRFLLTRAHDWIHTPADALVTRKDPSPFLARLRRYSAPDAMDLFGA; the protein is encoded by the coding sequence ATGGCGGTCTATACCGAGGTCGATCCCGACGACCTGGCTGCGCTCGTTGCCCGCTACGACATCGGGACCGTCCGTTCGTGCAAGGGCATTGCCGAAGGCGTTGAAAACAGCAATTTCCTCCTGGAGACGACGGACGGACGCTTCATCCTGACGCTCTATGAAAAGCGGGTTCGCGCCGACGAACTGCCTTTTTTCGTCGACCTGCTTGGCCATCTCGCTGCCAAGGGCTGCCCGGTGCCAGCGATGATCCGCGATCGAAGCGGCGCTGCGATCCAGCAGATTTCAGGGCGCGCGGCGTGCATTATCCAATTTCTCCCCGGAATCTCGCTGACGCGGCCGACCGCGGCTCAGTGCGAAGCCGCCGGCGCCGCGCTCGGCCGAACCCACCGGGCGCTCGAAGATTTCGCGGGCGTTCGCGAGAACAACATGGGTCATCGGCATTGGCGCGAGATCGCACAGGCCGCGGGCGATCTCGACACCGTGCTGCCGGGCCTCGGCGCAATCGTCGATGCCGAACTCGGCTATCTGGGTGTGCGCTGGCCCGCGGACCTACCCGCGCACGTGATCCACGCAGACCTTTTCCCTGACAATGTGCTCATGCTGGGCGACGAAGTGACGGGGCTCATCGACTTCTATTTCGCCGCGAGTGACTACCGCGCCTATGATCTTGCCGTCACCCACGCATCATGGACCTTCTCCTCCGACGGGACGCGGTGCGATGGGGCGCGCGCAGCGGCGTTGATGCGCGGCTATGCGCGCGAGATCGCGCTCACCAGCGAGGAACGCGCCGCGCTGCCCATCCTTGCGCGCGGCGCCTCGCTTCGTTTCCTGCTGACGCGCGCCCACGACTGGATCCACACGCCCGCGGACGCGCTCGTGACGCGCAAGGACCCTTCGCCCTTTCTCGCGCGCCTGCGCCGCTACTCTGCCCCCGATGCGATGGATCTCTTCGGGGCATGA
- the ispH gene encoding 4-hydroxy-3-methylbut-2-enyl diphosphate reductase gives MNAPLKMASPLRAEPAELKVLIAAPRGFCAGVDRAIRIVELAIERFGAPVYVRHEIVHNRYVVDKLKAKGAIFVESLDQVPDGVPVVFSAHGVPKAVPAKAAARGLDYIDATCPLVSKVHRQAERAHEAGRHIVFIGHAGHPEVIGTLGQLPDGAMTLVESVDDVARLTPPDPEKLAFLTQTTLSVDDTRDIVAALEHRFPSIQGPRGEDICYATSNRQAAVKAIAGQCDRVIVIGAPNSSNSLRLVEVAERLGTPAHLVQRGDDIAPDWLADIATLGITAGASAPETLVREVIDAVAKHRRIVEDVVVTAQENMIFKLPRGLER, from the coding sequence ATGAACGCACCGCTCAAAATGGCGTCCCCGCTTCGAGCCGAACCGGCGGAACTCAAGGTATTGATCGCGGCGCCGCGCGGATTTTGCGCCGGCGTCGACCGGGCGATCCGCATCGTCGAACTCGCGATCGAACGTTTCGGCGCGCCCGTCTATGTGCGCCATGAAATCGTCCACAATCGCTATGTCGTCGACAAGCTGAAGGCCAAGGGCGCGATCTTCGTCGAATCGCTCGATCAGGTTCCCGATGGCGTTCCGGTGGTGTTCAGTGCGCACGGCGTTCCCAAGGCCGTGCCCGCAAAGGCCGCAGCGCGCGGGCTCGATTATATCGACGCGACCTGCCCCCTGGTCTCGAAAGTGCACCGGCAGGCCGAACGCGCGCACGAGGCCGGACGCCACATCGTCTTCATCGGGCACGCCGGGCATCCCGAGGTCATCGGGACGCTTGGGCAGCTTCCCGACGGCGCAATGACACTGGTCGAATCGGTCGACGACGTCGCCCGCCTGACGCCGCCCGATCCTGAAAAGCTTGCCTTTCTCACCCAGACGACGCTCTCCGTCGACGATACGCGCGACATCGTTGCCGCACTTGAGCATCGCTTTCCCTCGATCCAGGGACCCCGCGGAGAGGATATTTGCTACGCAACGTCAAACCGGCAGGCGGCCGTGAAGGCGATTGCGGGCCAGTGCGACCGGGTGATCGTGATCGGCGCCCCGAACAGCTCGAACAGCCTTCGCCTTGTCGAGGTTGCCGAGCGGCTCGGCACCCCTGCCCATCTCGTTCAACGCGGCGACGACATCGCGCCCGACTGGCTCGCGGATATCGCAACGCTCGGCATCACCGCGGGCGCGAGCGCGCCCGAGACGCTGGTGCGCGAAGTGATCGATGCCGTGGCGAAGCACCGCAGAATCGTCGAGGACGTCGTCGTGACCGCGCAGGAAAACATGATCTTCAAGTTGCCGCGCGGGCTTGAACGCTGA